A stretch of the Dichotomicrobium thermohalophilum genome encodes the following:
- a CDS encoding aldo/keto reductase: MSVSAVRTRTLPSGDEIPALGQGTWFMGDDSRQRDDEIQALRLGLDLGMSLIDTAEMYGGGAAEELVGEAIAGRRDRVFLVSKVLPSNASKKGVISACERSLRRLGTDRLDLYLLHWRGGTPLAETLEGFAALTEAGKIRHWGVSNFDVADMDELLSLPGGSAVQTNQVLYNLMRRGIEWDLLPWARKRGLPIMAYSPIEQGRILHNPGLQSVAERHDATAAQVAIAWLLRQDGVVAIPKAGTPKHVEANRGALDLCLTDADLDTLDQVFPPPRGKKPLEII, encoded by the coding sequence ATGTCTGTATCCGCCGTCCGAACGCGCACGCTGCCGTCCGGCGACGAGATCCCGGCGCTCGGGCAAGGAACCTGGTTCATGGGTGATGACTCGCGCCAGCGAGACGATGAGATCCAGGCGTTGCGCCTCGGTCTCGACCTTGGGATGTCGTTGATTGATACCGCCGAGATGTATGGCGGCGGCGCCGCGGAAGAGCTGGTCGGCGAGGCGATCGCCGGTCGCCGCGACAGGGTCTTCCTGGTGAGCAAGGTGCTGCCGAGCAACGCCAGCAAGAAGGGCGTGATTTCCGCCTGCGAGCGGAGCCTGCGGCGGCTCGGCACCGACCGGCTCGACCTGTATCTGCTGCACTGGCGCGGCGGGACACCGCTTGCGGAGACGCTCGAAGGCTTCGCCGCGCTCACCGAAGCTGGGAAGATAAGGCACTGGGGCGTCAGCAACTTCGACGTGGCCGATATGGACGAACTCTTGAGCCTGCCAGGAGGGAGCGCCGTCCAGACCAACCAGGTGCTTTACAACCTCATGCGCCGCGGCATCGAGTGGGACCTGCTGCCCTGGGCCCGCAAGCGCGGACTCCCGATCATGGCTTATTCTCCGATCGAACAGGGTCGGATTCTTCATAATCCCGGCTTGCAGAGCGTGGCCGAGCGGCACGACGCAACTGCAGCCCAGGTGGCGATCGCCTGGTTGCTGCGGCAGGACGGAGTTGTGGCCATTCCGAAGGCGGGCACGCCGAAACATGTCGAGGCGAACCGCGGCGCACTGGACCTCTGCTTGACCGACGCAGATCTCGACACGCTCGACCAGGTTTTTCCGCCACCGCGGGGGAAGAAGCCGCTGGAAATCATCTGA
- a CDS encoding TetR/AcrR family transcriptional regulator, whose product MKKMEENEPDGGQALGKRKSYHHGQLKEALITAATQLVEEKGPDNFSLADACRRAGVSTAAPYRHFRDRNELLAEVVNRGFRGLAEANRAAVMRVGEGTRDGIIEMGKSYVGFAAGQPGVFRMMFGQNAQVKKVEGVLETGMDCFGGLIRQVEMYCAANGRDDDARDVALRLWTFVHGAASLLIDEDYAHVAPGMDVNKLIETATPRLLGEG is encoded by the coding sequence ATGAAGAAGATGGAGGAGAACGAGCCGGACGGCGGACAGGCGCTGGGAAAGCGCAAGAGCTATCATCACGGACAATTGAAGGAGGCGCTGATTACCGCCGCGACCCAGCTCGTGGAGGAGAAGGGGCCGGACAATTTCAGCCTCGCGGATGCCTGTCGACGTGCCGGCGTCTCGACCGCCGCACCCTACCGGCACTTCCGGGATCGGAACGAGTTGCTCGCAGAGGTCGTTAATCGCGGCTTTCGCGGCCTGGCCGAAGCGAACCGGGCAGCGGTAATGCGCGTGGGCGAGGGCACGCGCGACGGCATTATCGAAATGGGCAAGTCATACGTGGGGTTCGCCGCGGGGCAGCCGGGCGTGTTTCGGATGATGTTCGGGCAAAACGCGCAGGTAAAGAAGGTCGAGGGCGTGCTGGAAACCGGCATGGACTGCTTCGGTGGGCTGATCCGGCAGGTCGAAATGTACTGCGCGGCCAATGGGCGTGATGACGACGCTCGTGACGTCGCGTTGCGCCTATGGACCTTCGTGCACGGCGCCGCCTCGTTGCTTATCGACGAGGACTACGCCCATGTCGCGCCGGGTATGGACGTCAACAAGCTGATCGAGACGGCGACCCCAAGGCTGCTCGGCGAGGGTTAG
- a CDS encoding DegT/DnrJ/EryC1/StrS family aminotransferase, with the protein MSQKRFSKSFTQQEPLPDDAIEKAVTVMQSGRLHRYNTSGDDWSEASLLEKEFADYQGRKYCLACTSGGYAIHVALRATGVSPGDAVLMNAYTLAPVPGAVYQSGARPVLVEIDEHYHVDIGDLLAKARESGAKYFLMSHMRGHIADMDAVKRACDDVGLILIEDCAHTMGASWNGTLSGNFGRVACFSTQTYKHINSGEGGLLVTDDPEVAARAILYSGSYMLFERHGARPPKETFESLRLNIPNFSGRMDDLRAAILRPQLRQLDANCARWNALYHEMERCLREIPGIEVPERHQREDFIGSSIQFRVGEITEEQISGFLGKCEADGVALKWFGEDEPRGYTSRFDSWHYLGDLPDLPRTRAILSNTFDMRLPLTFTPEDCRVICEIIGENLIAAKQRN; encoded by the coding sequence ATGTCGCAAAAGCGCTTCTCAAAATCCTTCACCCAGCAGGAACCCCTTCCCGACGACGCCATTGAGAAAGCGGTCACCGTCATGCAGTCAGGCCGTTTGCATCGGTACAATACAAGCGGCGACGACTGGTCGGAAGCATCCTTGCTGGAGAAGGAGTTCGCCGACTATCAGGGGCGCAAATACTGCCTGGCTTGCACCTCCGGCGGCTACGCCATTCACGTTGCGCTTCGAGCCACGGGAGTTTCGCCGGGCGACGCCGTTCTCATGAACGCCTATACCCTGGCGCCGGTCCCCGGAGCCGTTTATCAGAGCGGCGCACGGCCCGTGCTGGTCGAGATCGACGAGCATTATCATGTCGATATCGGAGATCTGCTGGCAAAAGCACGGGAGTCCGGGGCGAAGTATTTTCTCATGTCGCATATGCGCGGCCACATCGCGGACATGGACGCGGTAAAGCGAGCCTGCGATGACGTTGGCCTCATCCTCATCGAGGACTGCGCCCACACCATGGGCGCTTCGTGGAACGGTACGCTGTCGGGCAACTTCGGCCGCGTCGCCTGCTTCAGCACCCAGACGTACAAGCACATCAATTCGGGTGAGGGCGGTCTCCTCGTCACCGACGATCCGGAAGTCGCTGCAAGAGCCATTCTCTACTCAGGCTCATATATGCTCTTCGAGAGGCACGGCGCGCGGCCGCCGAAGGAAACATTCGAGTCATTGCGGCTGAACATCCCCAACTTCAGCGGGCGGATGGACGACCTGCGCGCAGCAATCCTTCGGCCGCAACTCAGGCAGCTGGACGCGAATTGCGCGCGATGGAACGCGCTCTATCACGAGATGGAGCGATGTCTGCGGGAAATCCCCGGAATAGAAGTGCCAGAGCGCCATCAGCGGGAAGATTTCATTGGCAGTTCGATTCAATTCCGCGTTGGAGAGATTACGGAAGAGCAAATCTCCGGTTTTCTAGGTAAGTGCGAGGCGGATGGCGTCGCCCTGAAATGGTTCGGTGAAGACGAGCCGCGCGGTTACACGAGCCGGTTTGATAGCTGGCATTATCTGGGCGATTTGCCGGACTTGCCGCGGACCCGGGCAATCCTTTCGAACACGTTCGACATGCGCCTGCCGCTGACCTTTACGCCAGAGGACTGCCGTGTGATTTGCGAAATCATCGGCGAAAATCTGATCGCCGCGAAACAACGGAACTAG